In Brienomyrus brachyistius isolate T26 chromosome 19, BBRACH_0.4, whole genome shotgun sequence, one DNA window encodes the following:
- the gzf1 gene encoding GDNF-inducible zinc finger protein 1 produces MSDFSLQLVSEGYHENLLRQMCQLRTMGHLCDIAVQVDSGGQMETFKAHRVVLAASSGYFRSLLLEKDPPSEVCLDNLSANDFASFLEFVYSASLEFVKDRTYSILEMAKALQCPDLVEACSGLNKCMVSETDSVASKTDPIGHDGKTTANAQSNVAEGLQLEEPGSDKATSAESSVVEKPESPNRTVKNKEINPEVQGRRLSNRLAGRKVCVNPPKRRYGRRLKEQHKARQGSGKTQCERAPQELPLGADTQASDELPDLSDTDELEAGEDDPNDLDFQSIEGEEEGDKGKKRKRSVQFRCEKCQRSFHYGKSYLKHVMVSHGDLPEVTFRCGTCQQTFANRCNLKIHERHVHSDERLFPCDVCGKAFKRKKDVKRHTRQVHEGGADRHFCPTCGKALSSKTALVLHERTHTGDRPYQCGDCGAKFSQSSALKTHRRTHTGEKPFSCDQCDARFTQNHMLAYHKRCHTGEKPYMCESCGKSFASKEYLKHHARIHSGSKPYKCEICERAFAQRNSLHQHTKTHTGERPYSCNECGKQFTQLNALQRHNRIHTGEKPYMCVLCNRTFTDKSTVRRHTMTHDKDIPWKNYLVVLKGNVESGPKRIKQDGTEEKEDESGLDGTGKGVKAEETVAVQAESVTITGDWSTAGHGAIALVSHTTLGGFAVIQTDVQASQLQPVGGADPLPLPVTVSIPLPVSLSVPVSAPLSVPVSVPLSACAPVGEEVCVTVQSSELDPDADPEQASEIAAVGHLGVTEDVPVETMSVEMEVTSESVSDTAM; encoded by the exons ATGAGTGACTTTTCTCTTCAGCTGGTTTCTGAGGGGTATCATGAGAATTTGCTCAGGCAGATGTGCCAGTTGAGGACTATGGGACATCTCTGCGATATCGCAGTCCAAGTAGACTCTGGTGGCCAGATGGAGACATTCAAGGCTCACAGAGTGGTATTAGCTGCATCCAGTGGTTACTTTCGAAGCCTTTTGCTAGAAAAGGATCCACCCAGCGAAGTCTGTTTAGACAATctctcagctaatgattttgccaGCTTTTTGGAGTTCGTCTACAGTGCCAGTTTAGAGTTTGTGAAAGACAGGACTTACAGCATTTTGGAAATGGCCAAGGCGCTACAGTGTCCGGACCTTGTGGAAGCTTGCAGTGGGCTCAATAAATGTATGGTCTCTGAAACTGACAGTGTTGCATCCAAAACAGATCCCATAGGACACGATGGCAAAACCACAGCAAACGCCCAGAGCAATGTAGCAGAAGGCTTGCAGTTAGAAGAACCCGGTTCAGATAAAGCTACCTCAGCGGAGTCTAGTGTGGTTGAAAAGCCAGAGTCTCCAAACAGGACAGTAAAGAACAAAGAGATAAACCCTGAAGTGCAGGGCAGGAGGTTGAGTAACAGATTAGCGGGCCGAAAAGTTTGCGTAAACCCTCCCAAGAGAAGGTATGGAAGGAGGCTGAAGGAGCAGCACAAAGCGCGGCAGGGGTCAGGGAAGACGCAGTGCGAGAGGGCGCCGCAGGAGCTGCCGCTCGGGGCTGACACGCAGGCGTCTGATGAATTGCCTGATCTGAGCGACACCGACGAGCTGGAAGCGGGAGAAGACGACCCCAACGACCTGGACTTCCAGAGCATTGAGGGTGAGGAGGAAGGCGACAAGGGGAAGAAGAGGAAGCGGAGCGTCCAGTTCCGCTGTGAGAAGTGCCAGCGCTCGTTTCACTACGGCAAGAGCTACCTGAAGCACGTGATGGTGAGTCACGGCGATCTGCCCGAGGTTACGTTCCGCTGCGGCACCTGCCAGCAGACCTTCGCCAACCGCTGCAACCTCAAGATCCATGAGCGGCACGTGCACAGCGACGAGCGCCTCTTCCCCTGCGACGTCTGCGGCAAGGCCTTCAAGCGCAAGAAGGACGTCAAGAGGCACACGCGGCAGGTGCATGAGGGCGGTGCCGACCGGCATTTCTGCCCCACCTGCGGCAAAGCCCTCAGCTCCAAGACTGCACTTGTGCTGCACGAAAGGACACACACAGGCGACCGGCCGTACCAGTGCGGTGACTGCGGGGCGAAGTTTTCGCAGAGCTCGGCACTAAAGACCCACCGCAG GACGCACACGGGCGAGAAGCCTTTCTCCTGCGATCAGTGTGATGCTAGGTTCACCCAGAACCACATGCTGGCCTATCACAAGCGATGCCACACAG gcgaGAAGCCCTATATGTGTGAGAGCTGTGGGAAAAGCTTTGCATCCAAGGAGTATTTGAAACACCATGCCAGAATCCACTCGGGGTCCAAGCCATACAAGTGCGAGATCTGCGAGCGGGCATTTGCACAGAGGAACTCTCTGCACCAGCACACGAAGACACACACAG GCGAGCGGCCATACAGCTGCAATGAATGCGGCAAGCAGTTCACGCAGCTGAATGCCCTGCAGCGGCACAACCGCATCCACACCGGGGAGAAGCCCTACATGTGCGTGCTATGCAACCGCACCTTCACGGACAAATCCACCGTCCGGAGGCACACCATG ACCCATGACAAGGACATTCCGTGGAAGAACTACCTGGTGGTGCTTAAAGGTAATGTGGAGAGCGGACCAAAGAGGATAAAGCAGGATGGCacggaggagaaggaggacgaGAGCGGACTGGACGGTACCGGTAAGGGAGTAAAGGCTGAGGAGACAGTCGCAGTCCAGGCCGAGTCTGTCACCATCACGGGGGACTGGAGCACGGCCGGGCACGGCGCAATCGCCCTGGTGAGCCACACGACGTTGGGCGGCTTCGCCGTCATCCAGACCGACGTGCAGGCGAGCCAGCTCCAGCCAGTAGGTGGCGCTGACCCGCTGCCTCTCCCAGTCACAGTCTCCATCCCCCTGCCCGTGTCGCTCTCCGTCCCCGTGTCGGCACCGCTCTCCGTCCCCGTCTCAGTGCCCCTATCGGCGTGTGCCCCCGTCGGCGAGGAGGTGTGTGTTACGGTGCAGTCCTCAGAGCTGGACCCCGATGCCGACCCGGAACAGGCGTCTGAGATTGCCGCAGTCGGACACCTTGGGGTGACCGAGGACGTGCCTGTAGAAACTATGAGCGTGGAGATGGAGGTCACTTCCGAGAGCGTGTCCGACACGGCCATGTAG